The Fulvivirga maritima genome segment TGATCAAATAATGCAGGGTAAGACGAGGTAGAGGCTAAACTAGCTTTTCCTGTACTTCCATAGTAATAGCCGAAATCCCAATAGGCAGTGTATTCAGTGTCATTAAGAGCATATTTATCACCATCAAGTACAGACATAAAAGTCTCTGATGTACCATCGTCTAATGGAGCAGCAAGAATAGTTGCTGAATATGTTTTTAATTGAGCCTGTGAGTTAGTACCACCATAGTTAAGTGTTAATGTAGCAGGTCCTACTACTATTCTTTTATCTAAATCTCTATAGTCACCACGTCCGCTAGTAGCCCAGAAAGTGTAAACTACCGTACCAGTTCCGCTAGGAGGTACAGGTAAATCAAACTCATAAGTGAATTCATTACTTTCACCACCTGAAACATCTATTGATCCATCTCCCTTAGTGTTTAAATTCTCCACATAATCTTCAAGTTCAAATGGTTCATCTCCCTGTCCATTTACATTGCTAAGAATGTACAATCTTCTCATATTACCATCTGTAGAGGTAAAATGAACTCTTACTTTTTGGTCAGTAGCAGTAGCACTTACATCAGCAGATTCTGTAACAGATCCATCAGCCTCGTCAGCTTCTACCAATATAGTTTCATCGTCGATTGGATCTACCGGAGTAATTTCATCATTGTCATCACAGCTTGTCAGCATTACAGACGAGCCCATACAAGCAAAAAATAAAAGTTGATAAAGTCTCTTTTTCATATACTTTGTTTTTGTTAAAAATTGATTCACCAAACTTACGCATAAACCATACCAGATGTTATAATTATTTTATAATAAATCTGACATGGTATTGATTTAAAAATTGTTGAAAATAAAATAATTTATTGTGGAATATCAGAAACACATCTTTTGCGTTTAGCGGTTTATTTTGATTATAGTATTTTTGTCGAAAACAATAAATATACCCGTATGGCATTAACTCCTGAAGGCATACTTTCGGACCTTAAGAATAAAAAATATTCACCTGTTTATTTCTTTCAGGGTGAGGAAACATACTATATAGACCTGCTTACAGATTACATAGAGGATAATGTGCTTACCGATACGGAAAAAGGTTTTAATCAGATTATCCTTTATGGTCGAGATGTGCAGATGAATGAGGTGCTTACTAATGCTCGCCGCTTCCCCATGATGGCTGAGCGGCAAGTGGTAATAGTAAAAGAAGCTCAGAATATTTCAGATATTAATAAAGAATCTGGACAAAAACTGCTAATAGATTACATCAAAAATCCGGTGGGGTCTACTATTTTGGTGTTTGCTCACAAGAATAAATCGCTGGATAAGCGGAAAAGTCTGGGCAAGTTAATAGAAAAACATGCCGTAGCGCTCACTACCAAAAAGCTATATGATAATCAGGTACCTGCCTGGGTAGAGAAATACCTGAAGTCAAAAGGCTTTAGTGCTACTACTAAGGCTATTCAAATGCTTTCTGACTCTATAGGTAATGACCTGGAAAGGCTTGCTAATGAGGTAGACAAGATCTTGATTAACTATAAAGAGAAAATAGAGATCAATGAAAGCATAGTGCAGAAGTATGTGGGCATTAGTAAAGATTATAATGTTTTTGAACTGCAAAAGGCACTAATAGCTAAAGATGTAGTAAAGGCCAATCAAATTATTAATTACTTTGAGGCTAATGATAAGAAGAATCCTATTATACCTATTATAGCAGTGCTTTTTTCGTTTTACAGTAAGCTGCTGATGGTGGTAGGGTCTAAAGACAGGTCTGAGCGCAACCTGGCTTCTGTGCTCAAAGTGAATCCTTATTTTGTGAAAGACTATTTGCTGGCCGCCAGAAATTATTCTCCAGCACAGGTGATCAACAACATACATTATATAAAAGATGCCGATTTAAAATCTAAAGGAGTGGGGAATGCTTCTGCTTCTGATGGGCAGCTTCTAAAAGAATTGGTTTTTAAACTTTTACACTGATGTAATGTTTAATCCTTTTTATATAAAAATGTTAAGGGTATAAATAACTTTTTCTTTTCTTTTCGTTAATTAAGTCAGAGTAAAGATTCTATAGAAAATATATGCTATATAAATACAGTTTCGGTTTAATTTTCCTGCTATTCCTCTCATTTTATAGTCAGGCGCAAAATTCTTTATACCAAAAAGAAGAAAACGCGCTTTACAGGAAAGGGTTGGAGCTTTTAGATAAGTCTAACTACACCGCGGCCAGAGAGGTGTTTGAAGAATACATAGAGCAATCAGATGATGATATTAAAAAAGCTAATGCAGAGTACTACATCGCTTTTTGTGCTTTAAACCTTTATAATCCTGATGGTGAAAAGCTCATTTCTGATTTCATTCAAGAAAATGAACATAATCCAAGAGCGTCATCGGCCTATTTTGATTTGGGTAATTTCTACTTCAGTCAGGGCAGTCATAAAAAGGCGATAGAATACCTTTCTAAGGTGAAACTATCAGACTTGTCATTAAAAGAGCGTGATGAGACTCGTTTTAAACTGGGATATTCTCATTTTTCCAGACAGGAATTTGATGATGCGCTTCGTTACTTTAACCCCATTAAAAATGGAGATAATCCTTATTCGGCTGCTTCTAGCTACTATGCCGGTTTTATTGAATATGAAAAGGGAGAGTATAATGAAGCTGTTACCGATTTAAGAAGAGCAGAAAAGAATGACTCTTACAAGGCGGTAGTTCCGGGCATGATTGCCAAAGTCTATTATAAACAAAAGAAATATGAAGAGCTCATTCAGTACAGTGATCAGGTGCTGGCAAGTAGCAAGGTTTCTCAAACAGACTTCTACCTGCTAACAGCAGATGCCTATTTTAACCTTGAAAAATATGCTAAGGCATCAGAATTTTATGACAGATATACTGATAAGCTAAGAAATCCGCCAATAGATGTTAGGTATCGCATAGGGTACTCTAATTATAGATTAGGTAATAACGAAGTGGCTATTACTAATTTAAAACAAGCCGCTTCTGAGCGTGATAGCATTGGTATTTATGCTTCTTATTATTTGGGGATTTTATATTTGAAAGAAGGCAATAAACTCTATGCGCTAACAGCTTTTGACAATACCCGAAAAAATCAGATTAATAAGCAGCTGCGCGAAGAAGGAGCGTATCAGTACGGAAAAATCAATTATGATCTGGAGCGCTCAGAAGAGGCAATTCATGCTTTTGAAGAGTTTATACAGACCTATCCAAACAGTAAGCATGCTGATGAGGTAAATGATTTGTTATCAGCTTCATACCTCAATTCTAATAATTATAACCTGGCCATTGACCATATTGAAAAAATGAATTTCATGAATGAGTCATTGAAAAAGGTGTACCAAAAGGCTACTTTCTATAAAGGAGCAGAGTTATTTAACCAGGCAGAATACCAGCAGGCCGTTAGTTATTTTGAGAAATCATTGAGGTACCCGCTTAGTCCGGAGTTTAAAGCCCAAGCTAACCTATGGATGGCAGAAGCCTATTCCGTTGGTCAAAAGTATGAAGAAGCCATTCCTTATTATAGAGCCATTATTAATGATAGCTATGGCAAAAATTCTCAGTATGGCTTAAAAGCTCGTTATGGTTTAGGCTATGCTTATTATAACACTAAAAAATACAATGATGCTTTACAGCAGTTCAGGACTTATGTAAATCAACTGGAAAACAGTACGGACAAGCAGTATTATGATGACGCCTTACTACGTGTGGGTGATTGTTATTATGTTTCTAAACTGTATAAAGACGCACTTACCTATTATCAACGAGCTATTCGCTATAATAAGGTAGATAATGATTATGCACACCTTCAGGCAGGCGTGGTAATGGGCCTTATGGATAATGTAGAAGGCGCTAAAGAGGAGTATGATTATGTGATTAAAAACTATCCGCAATCTAGATACTATGATGATGCCATGTTTGAAAAAGGGCAACTGAGCTTCCAAAATGGTCAGTATAAAGAAGCCGTTCAGGATTTCTCTAACCTGATAGCCAAGAAGCCGTCTAGCCAATTTGTGCCTTATGCCTATATGAGAAGAGCATCTTCTAACTATAACCTACAAGAATATGATAAGTCTATAGAAGATTATGAGACAATTCTAGAGAAATATGTATCTCATTCTGTAGCTAAAGAGGTGTTGCTGCCTTTGCAAGATGTACTCAATATGCAGAGCAGAGCCAGCGAGTTTGATAAGTACCTGGCGATGTATAA includes the following:
- the holA gene encoding DNA polymerase III subunit delta encodes the protein MALTPEGILSDLKNKKYSPVYFFQGEETYYIDLLTDYIEDNVLTDTEKGFNQIILYGRDVQMNEVLTNARRFPMMAERQVVIVKEAQNISDINKESGQKLLIDYIKNPVGSTILVFAHKNKSLDKRKSLGKLIEKHAVALTTKKLYDNQVPAWVEKYLKSKGFSATTKAIQMLSDSIGNDLERLANEVDKILINYKEKIEINESIVQKYVGISKDYNVFELQKALIAKDVVKANQIINYFEANDKKNPIIPIIAVLFSFYSKLLMVVGSKDRSERNLASVLKVNPYFVKDYLLAARNYSPAQVINNIHYIKDADLKSKGVGNASASDGQLLKELVFKLLH
- a CDS encoding tetratricopeptide repeat protein — translated: MLYKYSFGLIFLLFLSFYSQAQNSLYQKEENALYRKGLELLDKSNYTAAREVFEEYIEQSDDDIKKANAEYYIAFCALNLYNPDGEKLISDFIQENEHNPRASSAYFDLGNFYFSQGSHKKAIEYLSKVKLSDLSLKERDETRFKLGYSHFSRQEFDDALRYFNPIKNGDNPYSAASSYYAGFIEYEKGEYNEAVTDLRRAEKNDSYKAVVPGMIAKVYYKQKKYEELIQYSDQVLASSKVSQTDFYLLTADAYFNLEKYAKASEFYDRYTDKLRNPPIDVRYRIGYSNYRLGNNEVAITNLKQAASERDSIGIYASYYLGILYLKEGNKLYALTAFDNTRKNQINKQLREEGAYQYGKINYDLERSEEAIHAFEEFIQTYPNSKHADEVNDLLSASYLNSNNYNLAIDHIEKMNFMNESLKKVYQKATFYKGAELFNQAEYQQAVSYFEKSLRYPLSPEFKAQANLWMAEAYSVGQKYEEAIPYYRAIINDSYGKNSQYGLKARYGLGYAYYNTKKYNDALQQFRTYVNQLENSTDKQYYDDALLRVGDCYYVSKLYKDALTYYQRAIRYNKVDNDYAHLQAGVVMGLMDNVEGAKEEYDYVIKNYPQSRYYDDAMFEKGQLSFQNGQYKEAVQDFSNLIAKKPSSQFVPYAYMRRASSNYNLQEYDKSIEDYETILEKYVSHSVAKEVLLPLQDVLNMQSRASEFDKYLAMYKNANPETKGLENVEYETARNQYFNQGYKRAIELFSEYVKNYPENAKAVEARYYIAESYYRLNDYEQALQVYNRLLSEGTFNQLSRVVDRVAEIEFKSGRYENAIYFYYKLVATANTKKEQYYGWAGLMESYYNMGEYDSTRHYANVILERGNVNISSQNKASLYLGKAAYAKGELETAKDEFINTLNTAKDGNGAEAQYLLAKIFYESKNYQQSIESLIDLNQNFTAYQVWVGKSFLLLADNYIALKDYFQAKGTLNSIIENFPLESVKDQAREKLRKVQELDAAEKSKSTSEADSLTIDMKDVDNQ